The genomic window aaggaacagatttttttcagagtgtaaaaatatgaaatgtctTCAAATATACCTGATGAAAAAAACTGTGTCAACCCCTCTCCCGACAACCTCTTCCAGGACCCTCAATCACACTGTGCTGCCGTGCTGGCCATTCTGACTGCAGGATCACAATCCAATGCACATCCTGAATCTGGAAGCCTTCCTGTAAGATCACAGCATTGTAACTGAGGAGGCAAAAAGCAAGGGATGCTCCGTCTGCCTGCGAGGCCGCTATCCAGCTGAGTCCCTCATGGGATGTTAGATCTGTCCAGCCATAATTTATGCAGATTTCCCTAGAGGGTCTGGTTGCTAGCTTGCACGTTATGGACTTCTGTAAAGGCAGCCAGCTTGGAAGCTCCCAACAGATGTCCGCTTGGAAGCTCCTAACAGATGTCCCTAGGGTAGCTGCAAGAGAATCAGAGGGCACAAGGGTTAAATCTCATCAGATCTGCGGGGCAATGGGCCTCACCTCTCCACTAAGAGATCACTAGGAAACTGTTTCCTGCCCACTAGGCAGGAATAACTCATACAAGGGATGAATGGCCCCAAGATACAGCTAAGGATCTGACGTGAATTGAGAGAAGCCAGGAATTTCGTGACCTCCCTGTCTCACTCctcccagcacagcctgagCTCACAGGAAGGAGAGAGGCAAGCTCATCGCTGAATCTTGCTCTCTTCATTGTTTGGGTCTGTGTAGCCTCAGCTGGTTTGGAGGAGAAAATGTTCTGGGAACTTCTCATCAGATACAGCTCTTTTGATAGACAGTTAGAGATAaacctttctgtttttttcttttctgcaaaagtTCAAGATAATGACATTGCCacagaaaaatgctttcctaTTGCTCTGCAAATGGTCGGCTTCACCCTTCAACTGCTTTCTGTCATGGCAATTCTAAAAGAGGTTTGCCTGGGAAAAAACAGACAGCAAAGGTCTTGATCTCCAAGCTGTTATTCTGCAATTGAATCCAGTTGCACTGACCTTCACTTTCAGACAGAAGCTGCATACAACACGAAAGCTTGGCAAAGGCACACATGGATCTCCATTGGGATGACCAGGGTCCTGGGCACCAACGGGACACTGATCATTGGCAAATTtttaagctcaaagaggggagattgagatgagatcttagggagaaatgtttccctgtgagggtggggaggcatgggcccaggttgcctagagaagctgtggctgacctatccctggaggtgttcaagaccaggctggatggggcttggagcaactgcatccagtgggagatgtccctgcccatggtaggagactggaattggatgggctttgaggtgccttccagcccaaaacattctatgaatCAATGAAATGCAGTAGGTATTATGCGCAATGCATCATCCATGAAATTTGTTCACATTGGCTTCCAACACTGACCCAGTCCCTCGGAAAAAGAGGATGTGGCCAGGTAGCCAAGCCTTCTGCATGGGAGCAGCAGCTGACGGCCAGACAGGCTGTCCTCTGAGGTCTAAACCAGCACTGACTTACAACACTGAGGTATGAATCTCTCCCTAGACACCCAACTTTCAGATAGCTCCAGTGAAGAGAGTTAATCCGCATGGCAGGAGGCTGCCTACAGCAAGCAGTGAATCGCAGCGCAGACACTCCTAAGCTATCAGTGATCCAAACTGACTGTGTCCACACAAGGCCAACTGTCAACACGCTTCCTCATGTCCCGCAGTGGCCAAACAGCACAAGCACAGCCTGTCTTGCAGTGTCTGGCGTTGGCTAATGAAGCCAGAACTTGGGAGGCAGAGCTCAGTTGTGCTGTGCTGATAGGGCCACACCATTTCCAGCTCTGGCACAGGCTCGGTCAGGGGCAATTCAGGGCTCTCTGCATGGTTGCTGCACTGAGCAGTCAGACTGTGCTCTAAGGACCACCCCAGAACTTCAGCCCACAGCTTCCTGACGGGAGATAAAACACTGCAGAGGCGTCCACATGGTCAGCTTTTACTCATCTTCTAGTTCTGTTTCATTCCAAACTCATTCCACGGCAACATGTTTGCTTACATGACGACAAAGCTTACCAAAATGAGTTTGCAGGACAAGAACATTAAAGGATTGCTGAAGAGTTCAAGAAGTTATCTTAAACTCAGTGCAGGGCCCCTTTCTCATCAACAGATTTCTATGAGCTAAATCAATGAGCAGCAAGTCCCTCTTTTACCCATCTCTTCACAACTCCTGGAATGCCAGTGGAAGATGGCAGGCTGCACAAAGACAGCACACTGGGCCTAATCTTCAGCTGATGCAATCAGACAAACTCTCCTGATGTCAGCAGAGGTGGGCTCATTTACATGCTGGTGTCTAACTCCGGATGATTGAGTGCAGAGATGCTTTGCTGGGAAAGGGCAATCTCTCATTTGATCCTAAGTATCATCAATCATGAGATGCAGATAACAAGCCAGCTGAGTACATGTAAATTGTTCTCTGATCTGGAAAGCCCTCTGTCTGACACTCCATGGCCATTACTTGTGGCCAGTTACAGCTCGAGCTGGACAGGAATAGCTGCTTCTCTTTTGGCAGATCCACATCCTCTGCCTCTCCCGTGTTGCTTAGATAAAAATAAGCCTTTTATACtttaattctttgttttcctgaagaGCTGTAGGTCAGGAAGATAATGATCAATAAACTCAGTTAACAGCAcagtttttggttttgctcaCTGAGGAACCAGAGGAATATGCAGTTCACTTCAGATGAAGAGTAGTAATGGGCTCATCCACGTTTCCAAAAGCAATTGGTGACTGCAGATACCATTTTTGAATGCAGCATTTCTTAAATATCAAATCCTTGTACAGATACCAGATGCTAGGACATTCCAAATTGTTCTAGTTCTGAAAATCTTGGTCTGAATGTTTACCTTCACAGAGAGCACCTTCAAACCCAAGtccctgcagtgctgctctGTGGAAAACTGAACAGGTAACACCACGCTGCCACCAGAAGGGGAGGTCTCCCTCCTGgaccctcttttcccattcctTGCTGTCCAGGATTTCTCACTCCCTGACAGTCTTGCTGGTACAAGAGCAATCAACCTGTGAGCTAGTTCAAGGGGGAGCTTCTCCTGGTGGAAATCTAACACTCAAAGGCACGCCCTAGCACTGCAAGTCCAAGGGCTCACATCTGCCCCAAAAAAACAGACCTCCATGACCCAGACTAGGTTGTTCCTAGGACCCTCACACGTCAAGTTAATTAAACTCTGCAATTCAGGAGAAAATAAGTCACTTTGGAGACCTTACAGCTCTTTAAAGCAGAGTTTCTCTGAACACACCTGACAGCTGGAAAATGTTATTGATTGATCTGCAGCCTGGATAGCAACAGGGTGTTTGCATTCACACCCAACAGGAGTGCTCCTGCCCATCTTACCTGCACTTGACCCCGTTAGATAACACCTAACTCAGACTTCCCATCCACGCTGGCTTGCCTTCATTTTCTAAGACAAATTCACTCACCAGTTTGGCTTCCTGATTCAACAGGAATACACAATGGCCATTTGTTTTAACCACTTCCCtcagaaaagaagggaaagtcCCTTTCATATGGAAAATAGTGTCAAATTTTCATTAGTGCCGGCTTTACAATGATGATCTGTACTTTTTAACTACTGGTTTGACTTTGGTTTTCCCTAAGCTGACTGAAATATTACCCAACTTCTAAGCTATGATGGTTTAAAGAGTAGTGTAACACATTAAACCCGCTCCTTTGCCAAGCAGAATCTACCAGGCAGAAGGtttgtgaggattttttttttctttggaaacatgCAACGGATAAAGTGActcttccatttttctgtttccaccACCTTCAGACACTCTCACTACTGCTACCGGGCTCTAATGAAATGCACATGCTGTGAGAGAGGTGCCTGGTGCTCCGTTTACAGTCGTGACAGCCCCGAACGAAAGTCAGAGGATGAATCAGTGGGACAACCATGAACTACAAACAAAAAAGGCTCCTGTTttcacacagacgacagaataAACAATGATCAGAAGGAAACTGGAGGAtgtgacacaaaaaaaaatgtggttaaAGTTTGAAAAATACCAGCCTAGGCAGAGAAGTTAATTTCTAAGATCCAGAGTCAAGGCAAATACTTCACAGATGCCTTTTGAATGACACGTTAAGTTGTAGTCTCCAGTTGCTGTCTGGGTTAGACACCCCGGGATTCTTTTCAACAGAGGCGGGGAAAATTTTAGTAGCAATTTCCTACTCTCATTAACTTATCCTGTAACAATTCAGCTTCTGAACAGTCAAGCTCACATGGTTTTTAGCTAATTTGAATGGGAGGAGAATCAAGAGGCAAGCCTGGTGGTGTTCAGAGATTTGCCCTGTCACTGAAAAATCCTCTGCACATGCCCACAAACTGGAGCTCTGGTTCTGACTCAGGGTTTGGCATGGGCATTCAGGATGGAATTAATTTCACACAGCTTTACTTATCTAAAATTACATGTCTGGTCTACACAAGTTCCTTGGGTTGCCCCAACAACCACTGAAAGAGAGATCAGCACCTCCAGGAGAGAATTCCTCCTGTCCTAGAGAGGAAGCCAAAAAAGGACAAGGTCCAGTAAATACCTCTGACTCACCTGTAAAGAAAGTCTGGAAGcaggaaaggagaggggaggacCATGTTAGGTAACAAACACACCCTTCAGACCTAAAACAGGCTGGTCATTTCAGAACCCTTActccaaaaccagcctggcaGGGACGTGGACTCACATGGTCTGCATGTGCATCCACAAGTGccagctccagaaaaaaaaagacagaattctTGTTCTGGATGCATGAAATAGGAAGCAACTTTCCCTGGTCAGCTTAAGTGCTTCCAATTCATGCTTATATCCCTGCGCTGTAACACTTTGTAGCCTCTATGTATTATGATACTGCACAATCTTGTGGCATCCTAGATGACATCATATTCCATGGCAATGAATTACACCTTGCCTCACATACCTTAGAGCCACTAAAACCTGCTCACCTGCTGAGATGCCCTTGAGCGAAGCATCCTGCCAGTctcctttatttccattttctttccacctACAATGCAAATATCAAATCAAAATTAGCTCCAAAGTTAAAACCCAACATTTAATTGACAATAAATCCAGAAGCCTGGCTAAATCGCTGTAGCAAAACCGCATGCCTGGTCTGAAACCGTGTAAACTTTGCTCCCAGGCCATGCCAACTCCTCTCAATGAAGCTTAGGGGAGAGCTTATCACCATGTACCAGTACATGAAGGTTGTCcaccaagaggatggagacttcCTTTTTATGAGGAATCAcgtggaaaagacaaggggtagAAATTGCTCCTCATTTAAACTGTAGATCATCTataaggttggaccagatggtCCCTGAGGCCCCTTACAACCCTTATCACTCTGTGATTCTTAAACTCCATTTTAACCtgatttcctgaaaaataaaagctcatgTTTGTATGTCATCCATCCAAGAGAAGGGGTATATGGGAAGGAGGGGAGCTGTCCCTGACTGTTGACCCAATTAGACAGTTTCAATAACATTTGATGGGGGACCCCAAAGCGCCTCAGTTTCATGAAAACAGGCAACTGCTTAGAGGGGGAAGATCCTATCAACATCCCCAGGGTGGAAAAGGTAGGCAGGATGAGTTCACCACTTATTAGTCATGGGAGATTCTGCAGGCGAAAGACCTGAAAAGGTGACTTCACAGgcaaaaatgctgctttataACACTGCCTAGGGATGTCATGAATGCTATTTACCATTTCGTCACTAGATGGTATTGTTCCACAGGCTATATCACAGAGCCTCACAGGTCAAACTGTGTGGTGTAGCAGAAGCTAGGATGACTGAAGTGACAGAGAGGCAGCTTTTTTATCATGTATGCTTTCACATTAGCAAAATCAAACCATAACAGCTACAGGAAAAGAGCTTTGGTGGAAATGTAGATAGTGTGACTTGGTATTGATGAACTGTGCACTTCCgtgtttgaaagaaaatcctGAGATAAAGAGGTGGAAAGTTGTTGATATAAACCTGAACATTTCTCTTAACAAACCAACAGGCCCTTTATACAGTTCAGTCTAATCTGACATAGAATTCAAACAGCCTGACAAACTGTCCATCCACTTCAAAGTGAGAAAACCTATATGTTAAGGAGATGTTAGCTCCTCAGCTTTAAAACTGGGTATTTACCTGTAGCCAGAAGGCAACCAGAAGATGCTTCCATTTTCCAGATGGGATGGGTGTCATTTCTGTCCTCTCCACACTCATTTGAACCTGCTCTGACAGGGAGAGGCTGATTCTGTAAAGCAAATGATGCTTTGTCTTAATACCATAACCTAAAAAACATGGCAATGTGGTAAATACATAAACACAGCACTAACAGATTTTCACAGCTCAGTCCTGAGAAACGGCAAGCAGAGATGCAGAACACTCTGCACTTCTTTTTCTAGTTTGTGCATGCCTGTGTATAAAcgtgtgtgtgtgctgtgtcTCTCCGCAGAATCACTGCCCAGGAGAGCAGACTAGACTCAATTAATCAGTGGGTATGTTGGAATGAAATTCACTTTCTGGCCACGGCTTTCCAGCCCCAGTGCTCAATtcactgcagcactgctgccctAAACAAGCTGTCACCTTTATTAAACTAGGATTGTGAGATATGTTTCTTTTAAGGACAGTTTTGCTAAATAAACTCCATTCCTCCAGCAAGAACAGAACAGAGCTGTTTCTATACCTTTGTgctcccctcctcttcctcttcatcaCAGTCCAATCCTTGATGGGAGATCTCAGTAGGACCATTcttctggatcaggttgctttcAACTGTgcccattcttttcttttctgttgtcacTCTAACTTTCATGAGGTGGAAGGCAGTGGAGACTGATCCCACTCTCAGGTGGACAGGATCGCCGTCAAACAACAGGtcaccagggccaccatcatCCCTAAATCCTGGGGGCTGGTAATCTTGGGGAGTTACTATACAGggagaaaaaacccactgaTGTCAGAGAAATCAAGTTCCATGTCTCCTTAATCCAATTTATTAAGAACTAGCTCATACCAGCCTCAAGTAACAATATCGACTACTAAAAacattctgggtttttttttcaggaagaagggagagaatgcaaagataaaaataagctGAGCAAATCTAATCAGGGAGCTCCAAGAAATAACAACATTTGGGTGCTGAGATACCATTAACATGCTCAACTTTCTGGAGCAGAACCCAATAAATGCAGGATGCCTATTCcttaaaacaagaaacaaacaaagcTGTGGAGAAAGGTGTCTCCTTTTCACACTGCATGGCTGTACTTCTTACACAGACATTCAACCCTTTCTTAAAAAGCATCTGAATCTCTGTATGTCAGAAGGATTTACTATTTCTCATTGTTATCAGTTAACAGCTCCTACAATTTCACCTTTCTATGCTTTACTTTCTCCATAGGCCTCTTGTGACTGGACAAGAAGTAGTGGTTTTAAATTAAGGGAGgtgagatttagactggatataaggaagaaacattttacaatgagggtggtgaaacactgtcACAGGTTGCCCCTGTGCCTGgaagttcaaggccaggttggatggagatctgagcaacctgatccagttgaagatgtcccagCTTCTGCAGAGGGTTGacctggatgacctgtaaaggtcccttccaacacaaagcattctatgattatgtagGGGCTCATGATTATCGCAGAAACTGATGGAAAGGGAATTTTTCTAAGAGCACACACTGTTCCCGACCTACCATCATTGTAGTAGAGGAGTTTCATGGTCAAGGTAATGTCATTGGGAAGCGGGCCAAGGTTTTGCATTAACAGGTAGAGTTTCTGGATCAGGAGCCTGCTGGCCTCTTTAATGTCCTTGCTGCACACCCCATTCACAAAGTTCATTTGGTTGCTACAATCGGAAGAAGAATAACAGATTTGTTTCCCCCAGTCATGAATATTCACGATCTAACTACAAATACAGTGCGCCCACTGACTTGTCTGGAATCACCAGCAACAAAGCTACAATGCCTTTATGTAATTTCCAGATAAACAGGGAAGTGAAACagactccagggatggggtgacATAGGCAAAACAACTGCTCTAAACTAAGAGGCATGGCATTTGCATTTGAACAGACTTTGTAGCTGGGGCAATGGACCCCATTATACACAAAAGTCATGACTCACTTGTTTGAACATGATTAAACTGGATCAAAGGACCATAAAAGAAGTGGCTTTCACCTAAGCAATCTCAGGAATGAGAGGAATGAGGTGAGAGTCCTATATAAAGCCAATTCATCACTGGAGCTATTTTCAAGTCTATTTTGCAGTTTGAAGAGAAGTGAATTTTATGCTCTCATTTCAATTCCATGTAAGAAAAACGAGCTCAGAAGTGCATTTTTCACAAGTGACTAAGGGGCATTCCTCTCACCTCCTTCACCCACCCAAATGTCAGCTGGCTGGTCTGAGCACGCAGTCTAGACGGAGCTGAAGGGACTGCAGAAGGGGATGAATCGCCCTCTGGAGGAGTTTGTTTCTCTTAACTACAGGAGTAGGTGAGACAAGAAGCCTAGGTCAGCCAGCTACCTCGAGACGGTTGGAGATGGATTAGATGAGTCACTATGTGACTAAGGAAACTAAATTTCCTTAGCTTTCAATGGGAAGGAGACATAAAAAAATGTGGCTCCTCCATCACAATATGATGCCTCTGGGAGACTCCTGGCAGGTGGATGACACCTTACACAGGCTGGATCATCTTGAACACAGTCATCCCAAACTGCTTCAAAAGCAGTAAGTAATGTAAGATAGCCGAGGGAATCCCAGCGCTGAATTTAACCGACTAAACCACTGGAAGGAACAGCTTCACTAAGTCTGATTCTTGGCTTGTCACAAAAACTGAGTGGCTGTCAAACAGCTTGAATTCCCAGGGTATGCAAGGAATGGATTGGTGGGTTCCGAACTGCCAACAGCAAAATTCTGTGCTGAGCACACCGTGCCGTCAGATTAAACACTGCATGTACAGAAGTGTGCGTTGAGTGAGAGGACACAGGCTGGCAATGCCTAAGGTGGAGTAAAGAGGAGGCAGACATTCTCTTACACATCACCTTCACAAGTCTTGGGATTAGTGGAATAGAAATGGAAAGGGGAAAGATAATAAGTAAAATAGAGATGAGATTACCATACGAAATAACAGGTCAAGTACTGGTTCAGTACGGGAATAACATTGTGAAGTTGATGCAGGAAAGCATCAAAAGTAGAGACTGAGGAACTGAACCTCTCAGAAGGACTGGGAACCATGGCAAGCAATTCCTCCAAAATCCATCTAAAATAAAGCAGACACCATCTAGGAGAAAGTTTCCCTTTTCCACTCAGACCCAGAAAACACCTGTAACAGAATTATTACCTCAGAGTTTGTCCATGACAATAAACCCTGCAGGTGTACAAAGCAGCGTTATCTGCTGAAGGAGGCAATAGCAATGATGATCCAATACTCCGATCAACACTAGTTCACTGACAACTGCAGGTACTGGCATGATCCCATGTCAGCAGTGTCAGTCACTGTGGAAACAGAACAGAGCCCAGGAGTTGGATGCCACAGGCTTTGAAGCCTCAGAGCAGAATGAGATTTTGACAGAACAGATACAAACACAACAGCAAGGTGATGTAGCCTCTTCTTGGCCCATACCATGACACCAAGGGATGTCCATCTGGGGACTTGTTATTTCCAAGAACTAATGACAAGAGCCATCTGACCTTTCAGATCGCAAAGGTCTCCTCTTTCCCTCAGGGTAGTGAGGACAACTGACAGCAGCTTCAAAGCAGAAACAGGGTACAGTCAACAGAACACTCCAGACTCAGACATTGTTCAGCTTTGCCCAACAGAAAATCTCTTTGCCACATATTAGAAGTGATGCAGATCTGTTTAGAGGAAGAGTGGCAAATAGCACAACAGGAGCATCACAGAGGAGCTTCCTGAGGAATATACAGACAGCAGATTTCTCTTGCTGTACAGGCAGGTTCCAAGGCCCAAAGATCCATCTTTCACCAACAGCAACTGCTGAAGAAAACTAAAACTgggttaattatttttctttgctttggttATAGCCAACAGCCTTTGATAGTGTTTATTTCAAACTACATGGGATTATGGCCATGAAACACAGCTTTAAAATGTCTAATAGACAGAGCCAAAATGATgcaaaaagctgctgcttcctgCCAAACATTTTGCAGCATCAACTCAGGCATCCTAAGCGAAAGTTCTCTCGGGTCACCCACGCGAGACTGCTCAAGAGGAATACAATGCAAATGCCCAAGGGAAAAATTCTGGGTTCAGGATCGTGGTGAAAGGGATCAGACCTGGAAAAGCTCCACTGGAAAGCATGAGGCTGCCTTGCAGAAGAACATTTGTCATTAGTTGAGACAGTAGCAAGCTCAACAGCAGTGCTGGTTCCTGCTTCGCTACCCTGATTAGGCACCACTTCTATAAATTGTCCTGAATTCAGTTCTGGTGTGCTTTAAGTGCCTCGCTGTGCTATGTAACAGCATTTCTActcctcagctctgctgttcACATCCTGCAGGGTGAACATCCTCAACTCTGATGATATTTACAGCTGCTTAGTGACTCAGACATACTCTAATCATACAGTGCAGTTTCTTCTCAAAGCTTCAAGAACCCACTTTTCACAGTGTGATCCTGAGAAGTAAACCAAAACTATTACCTGCTGATGTCCATCTGGGGCACCTCATTTTTGTACTTGAATTTGAACTGATACAGTTCAGTCACTGTCTGGAGATTTAatgagagaggggaagagaagaaacaggTCTTTTTCAATAACCAGTGTAAACGTGTGCATTGAACTTAGCATTGTCCTTTCACAACATTATGCCAAAGCACAGCATTACTTTAATTTAACTGTACTATTGCTTGCACAGGCTTTGGTAAATCTTCTTAACAACCACAGCTTACCTAGCAGtgaaagaatcataaaataatcgCAAACTTCCTGCTTCCCCCTTCCACTTCCTTTGCGGGCCTGGCTCCCCAGCCTAAATCTGTACTGAGACTCTGTGGATAGCCAAGCATCACACCATACGCACGTCCTCCCTTACTGAGAGGAAAAATGTGAGGCTGCATGGGTGATGCAGTGTCACAAGGAAGCCTGGCCCCGAGTTCTGTACGGGGACAAGGGCCTGGAGGACTCTACCTACTAGGAAATACAAACTGTATCACACGGGCATGTTTCTGAAATTCACTGGTCTCAgagttttttattaaaaccagaTGATTTTCCATTCAAAAGGACAGCATTTGCTATGattttagagaataaaataataaggaAGAGCAGACTACTTCACCACAAGAGAAAGGACCTATTGTAGTCCAATTCCATGCCTATAGTTCACAGTTTCCAGAGGCTGTGAGGTTGAATAGTAGGATCTCAGCTGAGACCTTAACTCTGAGATTTCCTCACAAATGTCAGCCTCTGTGCGGACTAaactcttcctccctcctcagaTGCTGAGGTGCGATGCTGCAGAACTGCAACCAGGTCAGTAAAGAACCTGCAGCCATTCTCTGCATCTGCTCTGCCGAGGCACCATGGATGCATAACCTTGCTTATACATCACACTAAACTAGATgcagacaaaacagaaatacaactaCACAAATATCCCAGGTCTGTAGTGACTGGTAACTTCTGTCCTAAACTTctctgcacaaaagaaaaaacagctctCTTTTCAACACTGCTGTTAAAAATATAGTTTGTAAAAGAATGATTTTGAATTTcccatttcttctcttcaggaaagaaaaccaaaaccaggaaCATGCCCATTAGTTGGCTGTTAACATCCCTGGGCCCACAGCCTAGTGCCTGGCAGGAGCATTTGATCACAATCCAGCTCACTGAGCTGTCATTCTTGAGAGaatgcagaagaagagaaacagggTCACCAAGCAGTTATGTCAGGGGAGAATTTAAATTTACAAGACCTCTCTGAATACAAATCTACTCACCCATGCCTTCAGTTGCCTCAAAGATTAATTAAGATTCTTTCTTACCTCCGGTTCCTCGGGATTGGTGTAAATCTGTTATAAGAAAGCACAGTGAACGCATTCTCCTCTTGGGTAATTTGAACGAGTGAAAAGTGACTAAACAATGATATTTTTATGCTACAGCAAAGATTGTACTATCTTTAGCATGGGATCAGGGAAGGGAACCGCTGAGAAACAGCCTCCTCTATCAGCACTCAATACTTACCACTTCAAAGACAGGTAGAAGACACTCATCTGTGTCATTGTGGAGGAATGAGGTTCATTCCCATTCCAGCCCTCAGAGGCAACTGTTTATGCTTGCGATTTAACTACTTGAATTACGCATGGAACAGACCCATAGCATAGCTCTCCATGCTTTACAGAGAACCAGGGCAAAAGGCTTGCTGTGTAACCCCAGTGTGTGGTTTCATACTCTTCTGcaaagggaaatggaaaagaaacagcagcttcCAAGGGTGGAGGCAAgagtttaaaagaagaaatgataGGAAGCTCATAAAAGCACTTCCAGGAGTTTAAGGATGCATGTAAGGCCTCAGGATCAGAAGTCTGTCATAATGAGGTTATATTCACCATATGTAAGAAAGGGCACTGCTAAAAACTACATGCATTTTGATTTCCCCTTAAAAAGGCACCAAGGGGATGACACAACCTTGACTCCACATCTCTTtcaaggagggagggggaagaaaaacaccTCGTGTCCATATACTTACTGCTAGGACAGCAACGTGTAACtaaggagggaaaaataaaacagaaattcagagtCTAACCTTAGCGGGCAAGGAAAAGACAGACTTGTCACATTCTAACAGTGAGGGAACTGGGACGTGAAGCGAACAGCGCGTTAAGAACCTTCCTGCAGTCTTCACAGCACAGCATCAGCAACACCTAGTGGCCAGTGTGCTCCCATTTACTGCAGTTTCCCAGGAAAACAACTGCACACTCAGAGCTCTCTCTTGGGACTCTTATTTAAACAAATCAATTTAAACAAGATTTAAACAAATCTCTGCTATGTAACTCCCcaaagatatttaatttttcttatagCATGGGACTACTCTTGAAAACAAtcctataaaatatattaaatagctcttttttatttccttacttCTTGTCAAATAATAGGTTAATTTATGTCTTTCAAATAGGAGAGGACTGAATACCACCTAGACCTATCAGCAATCAATAAAGTCATTTCACAATGTTCTGAACTTTCTTATGCGTGCTGATAGTTGTACTGATGTACAGAGCCCATTTGATCATCAGTGCCAAAGCTAACAGCACTTCATCTGTCCTGACTGAGAGTTGGTTTGATGAGCAGTGctgacagagatgacaccaGTTGGGGCTTTTTCCTGCACAGAGCAGTGTTTATGTGAGAATGAGCCAGGAGTGTGATCACTTACTGGCTGGTTCTGTCCTGGAACCAGTTATATACCTTACTTGATGGATTACTT from Phaenicophaeus curvirostris isolate KB17595 chromosome 17, BPBGC_Pcur_1.0, whole genome shotgun sequence includes these protein-coding regions:
- the HORMAD2 gene encoding HORMA domain-containing protein 2 isoform X1, yielding MATHQLLQTRPKNKLSKESVLFPNNITTEQQSVVLVKRLLATSISCITYMRGLFPESSYGTRYLDDLCLKILREDKSCLGSLQIVKWIQGCFDALERQYLHVAVLAIYTNPEEPETVTELYQFKFKYKNEVPQMDISSNQMNFVNGVCSKDIKEASRLLIQKLYLLMQNLGPLPNDITLTMKLLYYNDVTPQDYQPPGFRDDGGPGDLLFDGDPVHLRVGSVSTAFHLMKVRVTTEKKRMGTVESNLIQKNGPTEISHQGLDCDEEEEEGSTKNQPLPVRAGSNECGEDRNDTHPIWKMEASSGCLLATGGKKMEIKETGRMLRSRASQQINYLNLAFSQEEVTRPKKKRKVSEPETLLLEGRK
- the HORMAD2 gene encoding HORMA domain-containing protein 2 isoform X2 produces the protein MATHQLLQTRPKNKLSKESVLFPNNITTEQQSVVLVKRLLATSISCITYMRGLFPESSYGTRYLDDLCLKILREDKSCLGSLQIVKWIQGCFDALERHNQMNFVNGVCSKDIKEASRLLIQKLYLLMQNLGPLPNDITLTMKLLYYNDVTPQDYQPPGFRDDGGPGDLLFDGDPVHLRVGSVSTAFHLMKVRVTTEKKRMGTVESNLIQKNGPTEISHQGLDCDEEEEEGSTKNQPLPVRAGSNECGEDRNDTHPIWKMEASSGCLLATGGKKMEIKETGRMLRSRASQQINYLNLAFSQEEVTRPKKKRKVSEPETLLLEGRK
- the HORMAD2 gene encoding HORMA domain-containing protein 2 isoform X3, which encodes MATHQLLQTRPKNKLSKESVLFPNNITTEQQSVVLVKRLLATSISCITYMRGLFPESSYGTRYLDDLCLKILREDKSCLGSLQIVKCNQMNFVNGVCSKDIKEASRLLIQKLYLLMQNLGPLPNDITLTMKLLYYNDVTPQDYQPPGFRDDGGPGDLLFDGDPVHLRVGSVSTAFHLMKVRVTTEKKRMGTVESNLIQKNGPTEISHQGLDCDEEEEEGSTKNQPLPVRAGSNECGEDRNDTHPIWKMEASSGCLLATGGKKMEIKETGRMLRSRASQQINYLNLAFSQEEVTRPKKKRKVSEPETLLLEGRK